The following are from one region of the Escherichia sp. E4742 genome:
- the fliA gene encoding RNA polymerase sigma factor FliA — translation MKSLYTAEGVMDKYSLWQRYIPLVRHEALRLQVRLPASVELDDLLQAGGIGLLNAVERYDALQGTAFTTYAVQRIRGAMLDELRSRDWVPRSVRRNAREVAQAMGQLEQELGRNATETEVAERLGIEIADYRQMLLDTNNSQLFSYDEWREEHGDSIELVSDDHQRENPLQKLLESNLRQRVMEAIEMLPEREQLVLTLYYQEELNLKEIGAVLEVGESRVSQLHSQAIKRLRTKLGKL, via the coding sequence GTGAAATCACTCTATACCGCTGAAGGTGTAATGGATAAATACTCGCTGTGGCAGCGTTATATCCCGCTGGTGCGTCACGAAGCATTGCGCCTGCAGGTCCGACTGCCCGCGAGTGTAGAACTTGATGATCTCCTACAGGCGGGCGGCATTGGATTACTTAATGCCGTTGAACGTTATGACGCCCTGCAAGGAACGGCATTTACAACTTACGCAGTGCAGCGAATCCGTGGTGCTATGCTGGATGAACTTCGCAGCCGTGACTGGGTGCCACGTAGCGTGCGACGCAATGCGCGTGAAGTGGCGCAGGCAATGGGGCAACTGGAGCAGGAACTTGGCCGTAACGCCACAGAAACTGAAGTGGCAGAACGTTTAGGGATCGAAATCGCCGATTATCGACAAATGTTGCTTGATACTAATAACAGCCAACTCTTTTCCTACGATGAGTGGCGTGAAGAGCACGGCGATAGTATTGAACTGGTAAGTGACGATCATCAGCGGGAAAACCCGTTACAAAAATTACTGGAAAGTAATCTGCGTCAACGGGTGATGGAAGCCATCGAAATGTTGCCGGAGCGTGAACAGTTAGTATTAACGCTCTATTACCAGGAAGAGCTTAATCTCAAAGAGATTGGCGCGGTGCTGGAAGTCGGTGAATCGCGGGTCAGTCAGTTACACAGTCAGGCCATTAAACGGTTACGCACCAAACTGGGTAAGTTATAA
- the fliT gene encoding flagella biosynthesis regulatory protein FliT — MNHAPHLYFAWQQLVEKSQLMLRLATEGRWDELIASEMNYVNAVQQIAHLTEEMEPSAMMQEQLKPMLRLVLDNESNVKQLLQVRMDELAKLVGQSSMQKSVLSAYGDQGGYVLAPQENIVNFSPHLNFGKA, encoded by the coding sequence ATGAACCATGCACCGCACTTGTATTTTGCCTGGCAACAACTTGTCGAAAAAAGCCAGCTCATGTTACGCCTGGCGACAGAAGGACGATGGGATGAACTCATCGCCAGCGAAATGAATTATGTGAATGCGGTGCAACAAATCGCGCACCTGACGGAAGAGATGGAACCCTCTGCCATGATGCAGGAACAACTCAAACCGATGCTACGCCTCGTCCTGGACAACGAAAGCAACGTTAAGCAGTTATTACAGGTCCGGATGGATGAGCTGGCGAAGCTGGTTGGTCAGTCATCGATGCAAAAATCCGTATTAAGTGCTTACGGCGACCAGGGCGGCTACGTACTGGCGCCGCAGGAAAATATCGTCAATTTTTCTCCCCATCTGAATTTTGGCAAAGCATAA
- a CDS encoding autotransporter outer membrane beta-barrel domain-containing protein, translating to MTIWKQNEYGLLTTSKGITGLSENNIYQHNNLLSDGAEDYVLTSLSGNGQTVKEVSSSLKWNDPSGNGYGTFDLRYGAVLELKVRLADNNAAQLSHDWDGKTLTKAGEGTLILSSKNTYTGVTDIRGGNVRMNSNSALGQTSEIRLADDTMLDMNGHSQTAGKLNSAAGSILNINGGNLTLTGGGLSAGTLIGSGSLNISGGVFDITGASRALNATIAIADKAMVKVLNTDGLGAGSVNTAGTLILGKADAPVMLANSQVTIAQQGTLSGSGGVAGNVTNSGTLDLRADAPGNVLTIGGNYTGNNGLLLMNTALGNDNSATDKLVIKGNASSQTRVVVINAGGTGAQTLNGIELIHVDGNADSAEFIQAGRIAAGAYDYTLGRGRGSNSDNWYLTSGKNTPFLLHALKAMQPPAPEPAPGGNDNDLRPEAGSYTANMAAANTMFVSRLHERLGPMHYTDVITGEQKKTSMWMHHEGEHNRWRDGTGQLKTQGNRYVLQLGGDLAQWSRNSADRWHLGVMAGYGNDHNNTDSVRTGYSSKGSVKGYNAGLYATWYANDETHSGAYLDSWAQYSWFDNDVKGDGLPGESWKSKGLTASLETGYAWKAGEFTSSHGSLNEWYVQPQAQVIWMGVKADEHHECNGTRVESTGDGNVGTRLGVKTWIKEHNRMNDGKSHEFRPFVEVNWLHNTRDFGTRMNGVTVHQDGASNIGEVKTGVEGQINDHLNLWGNVGVQLGDEGYSDASAMLGAKYTF from the coding sequence ATGACAATATGGAAGCAAAATGAGTACGGCTTGTTGACGACCTCCAAGGGCATAACAGGGCTCTCTGAAAATAATATTTATCAGCATAATAATCTACTGAGTGATGGTGCTGAAGACTATGTTTTAACATCACTTAGTGGTAACGGGCAGACAGTAAAAGAGGTGAGTTCTTCCCTGAAGTGGAATGACCCTTCAGGAAATGGATATGGCACGTTTGACCTGAGATATGGCGCGGTGTTAGAGCTGAAGGTACGACTTGCAGATAACAATGCGGCTCAGTTATCTCATGATTGGGATGGAAAAACGCTGACCAAAGCCGGCGAAGGAACACTGATTCTGTCTTCCAAAAACACTTACACGGGTGTAACAGACATCCGCGGCGGCAATGTTCGCATGAACAGCAACAGTGCTCTGGGGCAGACCAGCGAGATTCGTCTGGCAGACGACACCATGCTGGACATGAACGGTCACAGCCAGACCGCAGGTAAACTGAACAGCGCAGCAGGTTCCATACTGAACATTAATGGCGGTAATCTGACCCTCACAGGTGGAGGCCTGTCTGCAGGTACCCTCATCGGCTCTGGCTCCCTGAACATCAGCGGTGGCGTGTTCGATATTACTGGTGCCAGCCGCGCCCTGAATGCCACCATTGCTATCGCAGATAAGGCAATGGTGAAGGTGCTTAATACTGACGGACTGGGAGCTGGCTCGGTTAACACTGCCGGCACACTGATTCTGGGCAAGGCTGATGCACCTGTCATGCTTGCTAACAGCCAGGTCACTATCGCTCAGCAGGGGACACTCTCCGGTTCTGGTGGTGTCGCCGGGAACGTAACCAACAGCGGTACTCTTGACCTGAGAGCCGATGCTCCGGGTAATGTACTGACGATCGGGGGTAACTATACCGGTAATAATGGCTTACTGCTCATGAACACCGCTCTGGGGAATGACAACTCCGCAACAGACAAACTGGTTATTAAAGGCAATGCTTCCAGTCAGACCCGTGTGGTTGTTATAAATGCAGGTGGTACCGGAGCACAGACACTGAACGGTATTGAGTTGATTCATGTCGACGGAAATGCTGACAGTGCTGAATTTATTCAGGCCGGGCGTATTGCTGCCGGGGCTTATGACTACACGCTGGGACGTGGTCGGGGAAGCAACAGTGATAACTGGTATCTGACCAGTGGTAAAAACACTCCGTTCCTGCTGCACGCTCTGAAAGCAATGCAACCCCCTGCCCCTGAACCTGCTCCCGGTGGTAATGACAACGACCTGCGTCCGGAAGCTGGCTCCTACACGGCGAACATGGCTGCCGCAAACACCATGTTCGTATCCCGTCTTCATGAACGCCTGGGGCCGATGCATTACACCGATGTGATTACCGGCGAGCAGAAAAAAACCAGCATGTGGATGCACCATGAAGGGGAACACAACCGCTGGCGTGACGGTACAGGTCAACTGAAAACACAGGGTAACCGTTACGTCCTGCAGTTGGGCGGTGACCTGGCTCAGTGGAGCCGGAACAGCGCTGACCGCTGGCATCTGGGAGTTATGGCTGGTTACGGTAATGACCATAACAATACGGATTCTGTACGTACCGGATACAGTTCAAAAGGCAGTGTGAAAGGATACAACGCAGGTCTGTATGCCACCTGGTATGCTAATGATGAGACACATAGCGGGGCTTATCTGGATAGCTGGGCACAGTACAGTTGGTTCGATAACGATGTGAAAGGTGACGGCCTGCCGGGGGAATCCTGGAAATCAAAAGGGCTGACAGCCTCACTGGAAACCGGTTATGCCTGGAAAGCCGGTGAGTTTACCAGCAGCCATGGCAGTCTGAACGAATGGTATGTCCAGCCTCAGGCTCAGGTTATCTGGATGGGCGTAAAAGCTGATGAGCACCATGAATGCAATGGTACCCGTGTTGAAAGCACCGGTGACGGTAACGTCGGTACTCGTCTGGGCGTGAAAACCTGGATTAAGGAACACAACAGAATGAATGACGGCAAATCCCATGAGTTCCGTCCGTTCGTTGAGGTGAACTGGCTGCACAACACCCGTGATTTTGGCACTCGCATGAACGGTGTGACGGTACATCAGGACGGCGCCAGCAATATCGGAGAAGTAAAAACCGGTGTTGAGGGACAGATTAATGACCATCTGAACCTGTGGGGCAATGTGGGTGTACAGCTCGGTGACGAGGGATACAGTGACGCCTCTGCCATGCTGGGGGCGAAGTATACATTCTGA
- the tcyJ gene encoding cystine ABC transporter substrate-binding protein: MKLAHLGHQALMGVMAVALVAGMSVKSFANEGLLNKVKERGTLLVGLEGTYPPFSFQGDDGKLTGFEVEFAQQLAKHLGVDAALKPTKWDGMLASLDSKRIDVVINQVTISDERKKKYDFSTPYTISGIQALVKKGNEGTIKTADDLKGKKVGVGLGTNYEEWLRQNVQGVDVRTYDDDPTKYQDLRVGRIDAILVDRLAALDLVKKTNDTLAVTGEAFSRQESGVALRKGNEDLLKAVNDAIAEMQKDGTLQALSEKWFGADVTK, translated from the coding sequence ATGAAACTAGCACATCTGGGACATCAGGCGTTGATGGGCGTTATGGCCGTGGCGTTGGTTGCGGGTATGAGCGTGAAAAGTTTTGCCAACGAAGGCCTGCTCAATAAAGTAAAAGAGCGTGGCACGTTGCTGGTGGGACTGGAAGGGACTTACCCGCCGTTCAGCTTTCAGGGCGATGACGGCAAGTTGACTGGTTTTGAAGTGGAATTTGCCCAACAACTGGCAAAACATCTGGGCGTTGATGCCGCATTAAAACCGACCAAATGGGACGGGATGCTGGCGTCACTGGATTCTAAACGCATCGATGTGGTGATTAACCAGGTCACCATTTCTGATGAACGCAAGAAAAAATACGATTTTTCTACCCCTTACACCATTTCCGGTATTCAGGCGCTGGTGAAAAAAGGTAATGAAGGCACAATAAAAACCGCAGACGATCTGAAAGGTAAAAAAGTTGGCGTTGGTTTAGGCACCAACTATGAAGAGTGGCTGCGTCAGAATGTTCAGGGTGTTGATGTGCGCACCTATGATGATGACCCGACCAAGTACCAGGATTTGCGTGTAGGCCGTATTGATGCCATCCTGGTTGACCGTCTGGCGGCGCTGGATTTGGTGAAGAAAACCAATGATACGCTGGCAGTAACTGGCGAAGCCTTCTCCCGCCAGGAGTCAGGTGTGGCGCTGCGTAAAGGTAACGAAGACTTGCTGAAAGCAGTCAACGATGCCATTGCAGAAATGCAAAAAGATGGAACCTTGCAAGCCCTTTCCGAAAAATGGTTTGGTGCTGATGTGACCAAGTAA
- the fliZ gene encoding flagella biosynthesis regulatory protein FliZ, producing the protein MMMQHQKRRPLSRYLKDFKHSQTHCAFCRKLLDRITLVRDGKIVNKIEISRLDTLLDENGWQEEQKSWSALCRFCGDLHCKTQSDFFDIIGFKQFLFDHTEMSPGTVREYVVRLRRLGNYLSEQDISTDLLQDGFLDENLAPWLPTTSTNNYRIALRKYQCYQTQTSGDLAQNSPCMSASDIY; encoded by the coding sequence ATAATGATGCAGCACCAGAAAAGGCGGCCATTGAGTCGCTATCTTAAAGACTTTAAACACAGTCAAACCCATTGCGCATTTTGCCGTAAACTACTTGATCGCATTACGCTGGTTCGCGACGGCAAAATAGTGAATAAAATCGAGATTTCCCGTCTCGATACACTGCTTGATGAAAATGGCTGGCAGGAAGAACAAAAATCATGGTCCGCGTTGTGTCGTTTTTGCGGCGATTTACACTGCAAAACGCAGAGTGATTTTTTTGATATTATCGGCTTTAAGCAGTTTCTCTTTGACCATACTGAAATGAGCCCCGGTACTGTGCGCGAGTATGTGGTACGTCTACGTCGTTTGGGTAATTATTTAAGCGAGCAAGATATTTCCACCGACCTGCTGCAGGATGGTTTTCTTGATGAAAACCTGGCGCCATGGCTACCCACCACAAGCACCAATAATTACCGCATCGCATTACGTAAGTATCAGTGTTACCAGACGCAAACCAGCGGTGATCTTGCGCAGAATTCCCCCTGCATGTCAGCTTCTGATATATATTAA
- a CDS encoding FliC/FljB family flagellin has protein sequence MAQVINTNSLSLITQNNINKNQSALSTSIERLSSGLRINSAKDDAAGQAIANRFTSNIKGLTQAARNANDGISLAQTAEGALSEINNNLQRVRELTVQATTGTNSDSDLSSIQDEIKSRLDEIDRVSGQTQFNGVNVLAKNGSMAIQVGANDGQTISIDLQKIDSSTLGLNGFSVSGQSLNVSSSITQITGDKGTEPFGVDFTAVAKDLTTATGKTVDVSSLTLHNTLDAKGAATAQFVVQSGSDFYSASIDHTNGKVTLNKADVEYKDTDNGLTTAATQKDQLIKVAADSKGAAAGYVTFQGKNYATTVTTALDDDTAATATGNKVVVELSTATPTAQFSGASSADPLALLDKAISQVDTFRSSLGAVQNRLDSAVTNLNNTTTNLSEAQSRIQDADYATEVSNMSKAQIIQQAGNSVLSKANQVPQQVLSLLQG, from the coding sequence ATGGCACAAGTCATTAACACCAACAGCCTCTCGCTGATCACTCAGAACAACATCAACAAAAACCAGTCTGCGCTGTCGACTTCTATCGAACGCCTGTCTTCTGGTCTGCGTATCAACAGTGCGAAAGACGACGCCGCTGGTCAGGCGATTGCTAACCGTTTCACCTCTAACATTAAAGGGCTGACTCAGGCCGCGCGTAACGCCAATGACGGTATTTCTCTGGCGCAGACCGCAGAAGGCGCACTGTCTGAAATCAACAACAACTTGCAGCGTGTGCGTGAGTTGACCGTGCAGGCAACCACTGGTACCAACTCTGATTCCGACCTGTCTTCTATTCAGGACGAAATCAAATCCCGTCTGGATGAAATTGACCGTGTATCCGGTCAGACTCAGTTCAACGGCGTGAATGTGCTGGCTAAAAACGGTTCTATGGCGATTCAGGTTGGCGCGAATGATGGGCAGACCATCTCTATCGATTTGCAGAAAATTGATTCTTCAACGCTGGGATTGAATGGTTTCTCCGTTTCGGGTCAGTCGCTGAATGTTAGCAGTTCCATTACTCAAATTACGGGTGATAAAGGAACGGAACCCTTTGGTGTTGATTTCACTGCTGTTGCGAAAGATCTGACTACTGCGACAGGTAAAACAGTCGATGTTTCTAGCCTGACGTTACACAATACACTGGATGCGAAAGGGGCTGCCACTGCACAGTTCGTCGTTCAATCCGGCAGTGATTTCTACTCCGCATCGATTGATCATACAAACGGTAAAGTCACGTTGAATAAAGCCGATGTCGAATATAAAGACACCGATAATGGACTAACGACTGCTGCTACTCAGAAAGATCAACTGATTAAAGTTGCCGCTGACTCTAAAGGCGCGGCTGCGGGATATGTAACATTCCAGGGTAAAAACTACGCTACAACGGTTACAACAGCGCTTGATGACGACACTGCAGCAACAGCCACAGGGAACAAAGTTGTTGTTGAATTATCTACTGCAACTCCGACTGCACAGTTCTCAGGGGCTTCTTCTGCTGATCCACTGGCACTTTTAGACAAAGCTATCTCGCAAGTTGATACTTTCCGCTCCTCCCTCGGTGCTGTACAAAACCGTCTGGATTCTGCGGTCACTAACCTGAACAATACCACCACCAACCTGTCTGAAGCGCAGTCCCGTATTCAGGACGCCGACTATGCGACCGAAGTGTCCAACATGTCGAAAGCGCAGATCATCCAGCAGGCGGGTAACTCCGTGTTGTCTAAAGCTAACCAGGTGCCGCAGCAAGTTCTGTCTCTGCTGCAAGGTTAA
- the yedD gene encoding lipoprotein YedD → MKKLAIAGALMLLAGCAEVENYNNVVKTPAPDWLAGYWQTKGPQRALVSPEAIGSLIVTKEGDTLDCRQWQRVIALPGKLTLMSDSLTNVTVKRELYEIERDGNTIEYDGMTMERVTRPTAECAAALEKAPLPTPLP, encoded by the coding sequence ATGAAAAAACTCGCAATTGCAGGCGCACTCATGTTGTTGGCGGGCTGTGCCGAAGTCGAAAACTATAATAATGTTGTAAAAACCCCCGCGCCAGACTGGCTGGCAGGGTACTGGCAGACCAAAGGGCCGCAACGTGCGCTGGTCAGCCCGGAAGCGATTGGTAGCCTGATTGTCACTAAAGAGGGTGATACCCTGGATTGCCGTCAATGGCAGCGAGTGATTGCGTTACCGGGTAAGCTGACGCTGATGTCTGATTCTCTCACTAACGTTACTGTGAAACGTGAGCTGTACGAGATTGAGCGTGACGGTAACACCATTGAGTATGATGGCATGACGATGGAACGCGTGACTCGTCCGACGGCAGAGTGTGCCGCCGCGCTGGAAAAAGCGCCGTTACCGACGCCGCTGCCGTAA
- the fliS gene encoding flagellar export chaperone FliS produces the protein MYSAKGTLAYAQIGVESAVMSASPQQLVTMLFDGVLSALVRARLFMQDNNLEGKGVSLSKAINIIENGLKVSLEEESQDELTQNLIALYSYMVRRLLQANLRNDVSAVEEVETLMRNIADAWKETLLSPSLIQDPV, from the coding sequence ATGTACAGCGCAAAAGGCACGCTGGCCTATGCACAAATTGGCGTTGAGAGCGCCGTGATGAGCGCCAGTCCACAGCAACTGGTTACCATGCTATTTGACGGCGTGTTGAGTGCGCTGGTAAGAGCACGCCTGTTTATGCAGGACAACAACCTGGAAGGTAAAGGCGTTTCTTTATCGAAAGCTATCAACATCATTGAGAATGGGCTGAAGGTGAGCCTCGAAGAAGAAAGCCAGGATGAATTAACCCAGAATTTAATTGCGCTCTATAGCTATATGGTCAGGCGTTTGCTGCAAGCGAATTTGCGTAACGATGTCTCCGCAGTCGAAGAAGTGGAAACATTGATGCGCAATATTGCCGATGCCTGGAAAGAGACTTTACTCTCCCCTTCTTTGATTCAGGACCCTGTCTGA
- the amyA gene encoding alpha-amylase: MRNPTLLQCFHWYYPEGGKLWPELAERADGLNDIGINMVWLPPAYKGASGGYSVGYDSYDLFDLGEFDQKGTVATKYGDKAQLLAAIDALKRNDIAVLLDVVVNHKMGADEKEAIRVQRVNEECRTQIDDEIIECEGWTRYTFPVRAGKYSQFIWDFKCFSGIDHIENPHEDGIFKIVNDYTGEGWNDQVDDELGNFDYLMGENIDFRNHAVTEELKYWARWVMEQTQCDGFRLDAVKHIPAWFYKEWIEHVQEVAPKPLFIVAEYWSREVEKLQTYIDQVEGKTMLFDAPLQMKFHEASRMGRDYDMTEIFSGTLVEVDPFHAVTLVANHDTQPLQALEAPVEPWFKPLAYALILLRENGVPSVFYPDLYGAHYEDVGGDGQTYPIDMPIIEQLDELILARQRFAHGVQTLFFDHPNCIAFSRSGTDEYPGCVVVMSNGDDGEKTINLGENYGNKTWRDFLGNRQESIVTDENGEATFFCNGGSVSVWVIEEVI; the protein is encoded by the coding sequence ATGCGTAATCCCACGCTGTTGCAATGCTTTCACTGGTATTACCCTGAAGGCGGCAAGCTCTGGCCCGAGCTTGCCGAGCGCGCCGACGGTTTAAATGATATTGGTATCAATATGGTCTGGCTGCCGCCTGCCTATAAAGGCGCATCGGGCGGATATTCTGTCGGCTACGATTCCTATGATTTATTTGATTTAGGCGAGTTTGATCAAAAAGGCACTGTCGCGACGAAATATGGTGATAAAGCGCAATTGCTGGCGGCCATCGACGCGCTTAAACGCAACGACATCGCCGTACTGCTGGATGTGGTGGTGAACCACAAAATGGGTGCCGACGAAAAAGAAGCGATTCGCGTTCAGCGAGTTAACGAAGAGTGTCGCACGCAAATTGATGATGAAATTATCGAATGCGAAGGCTGGACCCGTTACACCTTCCCTGTACGAGCCGGAAAATATTCACAATTTATATGGGACTTCAAATGTTTTAGCGGTATCGACCATATCGAAAACCCGCATGAAGATGGCATCTTTAAAATCGTCAACGATTACACTGGCGAAGGCTGGAATGATCAGGTCGATGATGAATTAGGCAATTTTGATTATCTGATGGGCGAAAATATCGATTTTCGTAACCATGCCGTCACCGAAGAGCTCAAATACTGGGCGCGCTGGGTAATGGAACAAACTCAGTGCGATGGTTTTCGTCTCGACGCGGTAAAACATATTCCGGCGTGGTTCTATAAAGAGTGGATCGAGCATGTGCAAGAAGTTGCGCCGAAACCACTATTTATTGTGGCGGAATACTGGTCGCGCGAGGTCGAGAAACTGCAAACGTATATTGACCAGGTGGAAGGTAAAACCATGCTGTTTGATGCACCGCTGCAGATGAAATTCCACGAAGCGTCTCGTATGGGGCGTGATTATGATATGACTGAGATTTTTAGCGGCACATTGGTTGAAGTCGATCCTTTCCACGCCGTGACGCTGGTCGCCAACCACGACACCCAACCGTTACAAGCCCTTGAGGCCCCGGTGGAGCCGTGGTTTAAGCCGCTGGCATATGCCCTTATTTTGCTACGGGAAAATGGCGTGCCTTCGGTGTTTTACCCTGATCTGTACGGGGCTCATTACGAAGATGTCGGCGGTGACGGTCAAACCTATCCAATCGATATGCCAATAATCGAACAACTTGATGAGCTAATCCTCGCCCGCCAGCGTTTTGCCCACGGTGTACAGACGCTATTTTTCGATCATCCGAACTGTATTGCCTTTAGTCGCAGTGGCACCGATGAATATCCTGGCTGCGTTGTGGTTATGTCGAACGGCGACGATGGCGAAAAGACGATTAATCTGGGGGAGAACTATGGCAATAAAACCTGGCGCGATTTCCTCGGTAATCGACAAGAGAGCATAGTTACCGATGAAAATGGCGAAGCGACTTTTTTTTGCAACGGCGGCAGCGTCAGCGTTTGGGTTATCGAAGAGGTGATTTAA
- the fliD gene encoding flagellar filament capping protein FliD — protein sequence MASISTLGVGSGLDLSSILDSLEAAEKSTLTPISKQQSSYTAKLSAYGTLKSALESFQTANTALNKADLFTATSTTSSSSAFSATTTGSAIAGKYTISVSQLAQAQTLTTQNSQKDNKAAIATSDSVLTIQQGGGKDPVTIDISAANSSLSGIRDAINNAKAGVSASIINVGNGEYRLSITANDTGSDNAMKLSVSGDSALQSFMGYNGTSGDSSNGMIESVTAQNAKLTVNNVEIENSSNTISDALEDITLNLNDVTTGNQTLTISKDTSKAENAVKAWVDAYNTLQDTFSSLTKYTAVDAGAESQDSSNGALLGDSTLRTIQTQLKTLLANTHSSSAYKTLAQIGITTDASTGKLEIATDKLQTALKKDAAGVGEMFIGDGKSTGVTTSISSNLTSWLSSTGIIQAAKDGVSKTLNNLTDQYNAASERIDTLMARYKAQFTQLDVLMNSLNSTSSYLTQQFDTSNSNSK from the coding sequence ATGGCTAGTATTTCAACGCTCGGGGTTGGGTCGGGGCTGGATCTCAGCAGCATCCTCGACAGTCTTGAGGCGGCAGAAAAATCTACCCTGACGCCGATATCAAAACAGCAAAGCTCGTACACCGCGAAACTGAGCGCCTACGGGACGCTGAAAAGCGCGCTGGAGAGTTTTCAGACCGCCAACACGGCACTGAATAAAGCCGACTTATTTACCGCTACCTCAACCACCAGCAGTTCCTCGGCTTTTAGCGCCACCACCACGGGCAGCGCAATTGCCGGAAAATACACCATTAGTGTCAGCCAACTGGCACAAGCACAGACGCTCACGACCCAAAACAGCCAAAAAGACAACAAAGCCGCCATCGCCACCAGCGATAGCGTACTGACCATCCAGCAAGGCGGTGGAAAAGATCCCGTCACGATTGATATCAGCGCGGCTAACTCGTCACTCTCTGGCATCCGCGATGCAATTAACAACGCCAAAGCCGGCGTCAGCGCCAGTATCATCAATGTGGGTAACGGCGAGTATCGTTTGTCTATCACCGCCAATGATACCGGTAGCGATAACGCCATGAAACTGAGCGTCAGCGGCGACAGCGCCCTGCAAAGTTTTATGGGTTACAACGGAACATCGGGTGATAGCAGTAACGGCATGATTGAAAGCGTCACCGCGCAGAACGCCAAACTTACGGTTAATAACGTTGAGATTGAAAACAGCAGCAACACTATCAGTGACGCTCTGGAAGATATCACTCTCAACCTGAATGACGTCACCACTGGTAATCAGACCCTCACCATCAGCAAAGACACCTCCAAAGCTGAAAATGCGGTTAAAGCGTGGGTGGATGCCTATAACACGTTACAGGATACGTTCAGCAGCTTAACAAAATACACCGCAGTCGATGCCGGGGCAGAAAGTCAGGACTCCAGCAACGGCGCGTTACTCGGTGACTCCACGCTGCGCACCATCCAGACCCAGTTAAAAACGCTGCTTGCCAATACGCATAGCAGTTCGGCCTATAAAACATTGGCACAAATCGGTATTACCACCGACGCCAGTACCGGTAAGCTGGAAATAGCGACCGACAAGCTGCAAACAGCCCTGAAGAAAGATGCCGCTGGCGTAGGTGAAATGTTTATTGGTGACGGTAAAAGCACTGGCGTAACCACCAGCATTAGCAGCAACCTGACCAGTTGGCTCTCCTCCACCGGGATAATCCAGGCTGCAAAAGATGGTGTAAGCAAAACGCTGAACAATTTGACGGATCAGTACAACGCTGCCAGTGAACGTATCGATACATTAATGGCGCGCTACAAAGCCCAGTTCACCCAACTGGATGTGCTAATGAACTCACTTAACTCCACCAGTAGCTATCTGACACAGCAATTCGACACCTCAAATAGCAACTCGAAATAA